The following are encoded together in the Tetrapisispora phaffii CBS 4417 chromosome 5, complete genome genome:
- the TPHA0E03400 gene encoding 60S ribosomal protein uL22 (similar to Saccharomyces cerevisiae RPL17B (YJL177W) and RPL17A (YKL180W); ancestral locus Anc_1.161), whose product MARYGATSTNPAKSASARGSYLRVSFKNTRETAQAVSGWELQKAQKYLDQVLDHQRAIPFRRFNSSIGRTAQGKEFGVTKARWPAKSVKFVQQLLQNAAANAEAKGLDATKLYVSHIQVNQAPKQRRRTFRAHGRINKYESSPSHIELVLTEREEAVEKATEKKAVRLSSRQRGRIAFQKRISA is encoded by the exons atggcTAGATACGGTGCTACTTCCACTAACCCAGCTAAGTCTGCTTCTGCTCGTGGCTCTTACTTACGTGTTTCTTTCAAGAACACTAGAGAAACCGCTCAAGCTGTTTCTGGTTGGGAATTACAAAAAGCCCAAAAGTACTTGGACCAAGTTTTAGACCACCAAAGAGCTATTCCATTCAGAAGATTTAACTCTTCCATTGGTAGAACTGCTCAAGGTAAAGAATTCGGTGTCACCAAGGCTAGATGGCCAGCTAAGTCAGTTAAGTTTGTTCAACAACTATTACAAAATGCTGCTGCCAACGCTGAA GCCAAAGGTTTAGATGCTACCAAATTATACGTTTCCCACATCCAAGTTAACCAAGCTCCAAaacaaagaagaagaaccTTCAGAGCTCATGGTAGAATTAACAAGTACGAATCTTCTCCATCTCACATTGAATTAGTCTTAACTGAAAGAGAAGAAGCTGTCGAAAAGGCTACTGAAAAGAAGGCTGTTAGATTATCTTCCAGACAAAGAGGTAGAATTGCTTTCCAAAAGCGTATCTCTGCTTaa